The following coding sequences lie in one Musa acuminata AAA Group cultivar baxijiao chromosome BXJ1-8, Cavendish_Baxijiao_AAA, whole genome shotgun sequence genomic window:
- the LOC135589189 gene encoding receptor kinase-like protein Xa21, which produces MSSMRKTIFACALWPSFFIVVRVLLLLSCPVKSVASRSETPPTQFATDRAALLSFKSFIRDDPLGALSSWNNASLHFCQWRGVRCRLRNHQPRVTALRLGSLGLAGSISPSLSNLTFLQRLHLPENRLRGVIPQELGLLSRLRHLNLSYNPLAGGKILVNLARNCSRLRYLSLNGNNLHGAIPRSIGRCSQLQLIGLTDNMLEGGIPSQLGSLSKLKVLSLWNNSLSGRIPPAIGNLAELIQLNLQHNQLTASVPAAIGNLTSLTHVDLSYNYLAGGIPSELMNLTTLTTLYLDDNQLTGAIPAAVGNLSSLALLDLSNNQLTGGIPSEIGNLVPLTLLYLSGNQLAGTIPSEIGNLGRLRNLDFSSNFLVGTIPSSLGSVKDLYILSFYDNELEAGNDVEWGFLDALSNCTKLRALDLSRNYLGGILPRSIANLSTTLERLSMITNDIAGSIPAEIVNLAKLSEVWLSSNLLGGPIPATLGSLPSLQRIALEDNKLTGEIPAALGNLTGLSILLVSSNELHGPIPLTLARCPLNTLDLSFNKLSGTLPKEILSISTLTVFLNVSSNSLSGSLPPQVGNLKNVRALDVSKNKLSGEVPGSIGGCEVLQYLHMEENLFDGPLPPSFSGLKGLQELDVSRNNLSGSIPSFFGRFPFLRLLNISFNNFEGEIPRDGIFRNARAFSFAGNNKLCGGVRNLKLPPCSFHGSSTKKKHTSPKLIAIISAAAGTVCLVLLFSSFCALRWILKSKRETRTMTSIGDRYKKVSYAELLRATDGFSTANLIGAGGYGSVYKGFMNGVVDGYDVVAVKVFNLQQRGSSRSFIAECDALRNIRHRNLVKILTACASIDFRGNDFKALVYQFLPNGNLDQWLHPDAQGPTRRTLSLTQRLNILMDVACALDYLHHQGPDPIVHCDIKPRNILLDNDMVAHVGDFGLARILNRVPITEAQRSSSSMILKGTIGYVAPEYGVANKASTEGDVYSYGIVVLEMFTGKKPTDVTAQNGLSLPRYVEMTLPERVADIMDANLQLIMEEGDEEEAHQDMERMKADAVECIISILRIGIECTKESPPERMQMKDVIGELVAIRSTLFRHKVQGGRRVAI; this is translated from the exons ATGTCAAGCATGAGGAAGACCATATTTGCATGCGCCCTTTGGCCATCCTTTTTTATTGTCGTACGAGTGCTTCTTCTCCTCTCGTGTCCTGTGAAGTCGGTAGCTTCACGATCGGAGACACCACCCACCCAATTCGCCACCGACCGCGCGGCGCTCCTCTCCTTCAAGTCCTTCATACGTGACGATCCCCTGGGGGCGCTGTCCTCCTGGAACAATGCATCCTTGCATTTCTGCCAATGGCGGGGTGTGAGGTGCCGCCTCCGCAACCATCAACCGCGTGTCACAGCTCTGCGGTTGGGGTCTCTCGGCTTGGCGGGTTCCATATCTCCCTCCCTATCCAATCTTACCTTCCTCCAGAGGCTCCACCTCCCTGAGAACCGTCTTCGGGGTGTCATTCCGCAAGAGCTGGGCTTGCTGTCCCGTCTTCGACATCTCAACCTGAGCTACAATCCTCTCGCCGGAGGCAAGATTCTGGTGAATCTGGCTCGCAACTGTTCTCGTCTTCGATACCTCAGCCTGAACGGCAACAACTTGCACGGGGCAATCCCACGCAGCATCGGCCGATGCTCGCAACTCCAACTTATTGGTTTGACGGATAATATGCTGGAGGGGGGAATCCCAAGTCAGCTGGGATCCCTTTCCAAGCTCAAGGTGCTTTCGCTTTGGAACAACAGCCTCAGTGGACGCATTCCTCCGGCTATTGGGAATCTTGCCGAGTTGATCCAGCTCAATTTACAACACAATCAACTCACCGCCTCTGTTCCTGCCGCCATCGGTAACCTCACGTCCCTGACACATGTTGATTTGTCCTATAATTATCTTGCAGGCGGCATTCCATCGGAGCTTATGAATCTTACGACCCTGACCACTCTGTATCTGGATGACAACCAACTCACTGGGGCGATTCCTGCTGCAGTCGGGAATCTCTCCTCCCTTGCTCTGCTTGATCTCTCGAATAATCAACTCACAGGAGGCATCCCATCCGAGATTGGAAATCTTGTCCCCCTGACTCTTCTTTATTTGTCTGGCAACCAGCTCGCTGGAACCATCCCATCCGAGATCGGCAACCTTGGGAGGCTGAGGAATCTTGATTTCTCTAGCAACTTCCTGGTGGGAACCATTCCTTCGAGTTTGGGATCCGTAAAAGATTTATACATCTTGAGTTTCTACGACAACGAGCTAGAAGCAGGGAATGATGTGGAATGGGGCTTTTTGGATGCGCTATCCAACTGCACCAAGCTTAGAGCACTGGATCTATCGAGGAACTATCTCGGCGGCATTTTACCGAGATCGATAGCCAATTTGTCTACGACCCTGGAACGGCTGTCCATGATCACCAACGACATAGCTGGGAGCATTCCTGCTGAGATCGTCAACCTTGCTAAGTTGAGCGAGGTATGGCTGTCCTCTAACCTCCTCGGCGGTCCGATTCCTGCAACACTTGGAAGCCTCCCGAGTCTACAACGAATAGCTCTGGAAGATAACAAGTTAACGGGAGAAATCCCGGCGGCCCTTGGCAACCTAACCGGATTGTCTATACTTCTTGTGTCCTCCAATGAACTGCACGGACCGATACCTCTTACTCTCGCACGCTGCCCACTGAATACATTGGACCTTTCTTTCAACAAGTTAAGCGGCACATTGCCCAAAGAAATCCTATCCATCTCCACTCTCACCGTGTTCCTCAACGTTTCCAGCAATTCACTGTCAGGATCCCTGCCTCCGCAGGTGGGAAACCTGAAGAATGTTCGAGCTTTGGATGTTTCCAAGAACAAATTGTCGGGCGAAGTTCCTGGCAGTATCGGCGGATGTGAGGTGTTGCAGTATCTCCATATGGAAGAGAACCTTTTCGACGGACCCCTTCCTCCATCGTTTAGCGGGTTGAAGGGACTTCAAGAATTGGATGTTTCACGGAACAACCTGTCCGGGAGCATTCCCAGCTTTTTTGGGAGATTCCCATTCTTGAGGCTTCTCAACATCTCCTTCAATAATTTTGAGGGCGAAATACCAAGAGATGGGATCTTCCGGAACGCGAGAGCCTTCTCGTTTGCTGGAAACAATAAGCTTTGTGGGGGCGTCCGGAATCTGAAATTGCCTCCGTGCTCCTTCCACGGATCCTCCACAAAGAAGAAGCATACATCTCCAAAGCTGATCGCCATCATCTCGGCTGCCGCTGGAACCGTGTGCCTGGTCCTGCTTTTCTCTTCGTTCTGCGCTCTTCGTTGGATACTAAAGTCAAAGCGGGAAACTCGCACCATGACAAGCATAGGAGATCGATATAAGAAGGTCTCCTACGCCGAGTTGCTGAGAGCAACTGATGGTTTCTCCACCGCAAATCTGATCGGTGCGGGAGGCTATGGTTCAGTGTACAAAGGATTTATGAACGGCGTCGTCGACGGGTACGACGTCGTTGCAGTAAAAGTCTTCAACCTGCAGCAGAGAGGGTCTTCGAGGAGTTTCATTGCCGAGTGCGACGCGCTGAGGAACATACGCCATCGAAATCTTGTCAAGATCTTGACAGCTTGCGCAAGCATCGATTTCAGAGGCAACGATTTCAAAGCCCTCGTCTACCAGTTCTTGCCGAATGGGAATCTAGACCAGTGGCTTCATCCGGACGCACAAGGGCCAACTCGGAGGACGCTGAGCCTCACCCAGAGGCTGAACATTCTGATGGACGTGGCCTGCGCATTAGACTATCTGCATCACCAGGGTCCAGATCCAATTGTACACTGTGATATAAAGCCCAGAAACATTCTGCTGGACAATGACATGGTGGCTCATGTTGGCGACTTCGGCCTGGCAAGGATCCTCAACAGAGTTCCCATCACCGAAGCTCAAAGATCATCTAGCTCTATGATACTGAAGGGAACCATCGGATACGTCGCTCCAG AGTATGGAGTGGCCAATAAAGCTTCTACCGAAGGGGATGTCTACAGCTACGGAATAGTCGTGCTAGAGATGTTCACGGGAAAGAAACCTACGGATGTGACTGCCCAGAACGGTCTCAGTCTACCTCGATACGTGGAGATGACGCTCCCAGAGCGTGTCGCCGATATCATGGACGCCAACTTGCAGTTGATAATGGAGGAGGGAGATGAAGAAGAAGCACATCAAGACATGGAGCGTATGAAAGCAGATGCAGTGGAGTGCATAATCTCCATCCTTAGGATTGGCATCGAGTGCACCAAAGAATCGCCACCGGAGCGAATGCAGATGAAAGATGTGATCGGTGAATTAGTTGCGATCAGGAGCACGTTGTTCAGGCATAAGGTGCAAGGTGGGAGAAGAGTCGCAATCTAA
- the LOC103996219 gene encoding (6-4)DNA photolyase isoform X2, giving the protein MCIKPLLRYRCFQERQSRSLIITAISIVVFLWLLVTSHHMESNAVVWFRKGLRIHDNPALDYACRGSSHIFPVFVLDPRYLHPDPSAFSLGSARAGLNRIRFLLDCLLDLDSSLRNLGSRLLVLKGHPEPASVICQILKDWNIRKLCYEFDTEPYGQARDRQVTDFASQHGIEVFSPVSHTLFDPAEVIKKNGGRPPLTYQSFVALAGKPPDPLAKTYSELPPVGNVGKVELLNIPTIEELGYKDIEQEEFSPFGGGESEALRRLKEVLKDKEWVANFEKPKGDPSAFWKPATTVLSPYLKFGCLSSRYFYHCLHSVYLTVGKHTSPPVSLVGQIPWKDDDKLLVAWREGRTGYPWIDAIMIQLKKWGWMHHLARHSVACFLTRGDLFIHWEKGRDVFERLLIDSDWAINNGNWLWLSCSAFFYQYHRIYSPISFGRKYDPDGEYIRYFLPVLKDMPNEYIYEPWTAPLSIQKKANCIIGKDYPRPVVDHDKASKECRKKMGEAYGKVGSVEEEDNNAASESTAMQKRKRRT; this is encoded by the exons ATGTGCATCAAACCACTTCTACGCTACCGGTGCTTCCAGGAGCGGCAGAGCCGAAGCCTCATCATAACTGCGATCTCCATCGTCGTCTTTCTTTGGTTGTTGGTGACGTCGCATCACATGGAGTCGAACGCCGTGGTTTGGTTCCGGAAGGGGCTGCGGATCCACGACAACCCCGCGCTGGACTACGCTTGCAGGGGATCCAGCCACATCTTCCCAGTGTTCGTCCTCGATCCCCGTTACCTTCATCCAGACCCGTCTGCCTTCTCCCTTGGTTCTGCCCGCGCTGGCCTCAACCGCATCCGCTTTCTGCTCGATTGCCTCCTCGACCTTGACTCCAGCCTCCGCAACCTTGGCTCCCGCCTCCTTGTCCTCAAGGGGCACCCTGAACCAGCCTCGGTAATCTGCCAGATCCTCAAGGAC TGGAATATTAGGAAGCTCTGCTATGAATTCGACACGGAACCATATGGTCAAGCTCGGGACAGACAAGTCACG GATTTTGCCAGTCAACATGGAATTGAAGTGTTCTCTCCCGTGAGCCATACTTTATTCGACCCTGCGGAGGTTATTAAGAAG AATGGAGGAAGACCACCTTTGACCTATCAGTCATTCGTGGCACTTGCTGGAAAACCCCCAGACCCTCTTGCCAAAACATACTCTGAACTTCCTCCTGTTGGAAATGTTGGGAAGGTTGAATTGCTAAATATTCCAACAATTGAAGAACTTGGCTACAAAGATATAGAACAG GAAGAATTTTCACCTTTTGGAGGTGGTGAATCAGAAGCTCTTCGAAGACTGAAGGAAGTTCTTAAAGATAAG GAGTGGGTAGCAAATTTTGAGAAACCAAAGGGTGATCCCTCAGCATTTTGGAAACCAGCAACCACTGTCTTGTCACCATATCTGAAA TTTGGTTGTCTTTCTTCAAGGTACTTTTATCATTGCCTTCACAGTGTCTACCTGACTGTTGGTAAACACACATCCCCTCCAGTTTCACTTGTTGGCCAG atTCCTTGGAAGGACGATGACAAATTACTTGTAGCTTGGAGAGAAGGTCGGACAGGATATCCCTGGATCGATGCCATTATGATACAG cttaagaaatggggATGGATGCACCATCTGGCACGGCATTCAGTTGCATGCTTCCTGACACGTGGTGATCTG TTTATCCACTGGGAAAAAGGGCGTGATGTCTTTGAGAGACTACTGATCGATTCTGATTGGGCCATTAATAATGGTAATTGGTTATGGCTTTCTTGTTCAGCCTTTTTTTACCAG TATCACCGTATCTATTCTCCAATATCTTTTGGACGGAAGTATGATCCCGATGGGGAATATATTCGGTACTTTCTCCCGGTACTAAAAG ATATGCCGAATGAGTACATCTATGAACCTTGGACAGCTCCACTTAGCATCCAAAAGAAAGCAAACTGCATAATTGGAAAAGATTATCCAAGACCAG TGGTCGACCATGACAAAGCGAGCAAAGAATGCAGAAAAAAGATGGGAGAAGCGTATGGAAAGGTCGGTTCTGTGGAAGAGGAAGACAATAATGCAGCTTCTGAATCCACAGCTATGCAGAAACGGAAAAGGCGGACCTAA
- the LOC103996219 gene encoding (6-4)DNA photolyase isoform X1 → MCIKPLLRYRCFQERQSRSLIITAISIVVFLWLLVTSHHMESNAVVWFRKGLRIHDNPALDYACRGSSHIFPVFVLDPRYLHPDPSAFSLGSARAGLNRIRFLLDCLLDLDSSLRNLGSRLLVLKGHPEPASVICQILKDWNIRKLCYEFDTEPYGQARDRQVTDFASQHGIEVFSPVSHTLFDPAEVIKKNGGRPPLTYQSFVALAGKPPDPLAKTYSELPPVGNVGKVELLNIPTIEELGYKDIEQEEFSPFGGGESEALRRLKEVLKDKEWVANFEKPKGDPSAFWKPATTVLSPYLKFGCLSSRYFYHCLHSVYLTVGKHTSPPVSLVGQLLWREFFYTVAFGTPNFDQMRGNKICKQIPWKDDDKLLVAWREGRTGYPWIDAIMIQLKKWGWMHHLARHSVACFLTRGDLFIHWEKGRDVFERLLIDSDWAINNGNWLWLSCSAFFYQYHRIYSPISFGRKYDPDGEYIRYFLPVLKDMPNEYIYEPWTAPLSIQKKANCIIGKDYPRPVVDHDKASKECRKKMGEAYGKVGSVEEEDNNAASESTAMQKRKRRT, encoded by the exons ATGTGCATCAAACCACTTCTACGCTACCGGTGCTTCCAGGAGCGGCAGAGCCGAAGCCTCATCATAACTGCGATCTCCATCGTCGTCTTTCTTTGGTTGTTGGTGACGTCGCATCACATGGAGTCGAACGCCGTGGTTTGGTTCCGGAAGGGGCTGCGGATCCACGACAACCCCGCGCTGGACTACGCTTGCAGGGGATCCAGCCACATCTTCCCAGTGTTCGTCCTCGATCCCCGTTACCTTCATCCAGACCCGTCTGCCTTCTCCCTTGGTTCTGCCCGCGCTGGCCTCAACCGCATCCGCTTTCTGCTCGATTGCCTCCTCGACCTTGACTCCAGCCTCCGCAACCTTGGCTCCCGCCTCCTTGTCCTCAAGGGGCACCCTGAACCAGCCTCGGTAATCTGCCAGATCCTCAAGGAC TGGAATATTAGGAAGCTCTGCTATGAATTCGACACGGAACCATATGGTCAAGCTCGGGACAGACAAGTCACG GATTTTGCCAGTCAACATGGAATTGAAGTGTTCTCTCCCGTGAGCCATACTTTATTCGACCCTGCGGAGGTTATTAAGAAG AATGGAGGAAGACCACCTTTGACCTATCAGTCATTCGTGGCACTTGCTGGAAAACCCCCAGACCCTCTTGCCAAAACATACTCTGAACTTCCTCCTGTTGGAAATGTTGGGAAGGTTGAATTGCTAAATATTCCAACAATTGAAGAACTTGGCTACAAAGATATAGAACAG GAAGAATTTTCACCTTTTGGAGGTGGTGAATCAGAAGCTCTTCGAAGACTGAAGGAAGTTCTTAAAGATAAG GAGTGGGTAGCAAATTTTGAGAAACCAAAGGGTGATCCCTCAGCATTTTGGAAACCAGCAACCACTGTCTTGTCACCATATCTGAAA TTTGGTTGTCTTTCTTCAAGGTACTTTTATCATTGCCTTCACAGTGTCTACCTGACTGTTGGTAAACACACATCCCCTCCAGTTTCACTTGTTGGCCAG TTATTATGGCGTGAATTCTTCTACACGGTGGCTTTTGGAACTCCTAATTTTGATCAGATGAGAGGAAACAAGATATGCAAGCAA atTCCTTGGAAGGACGATGACAAATTACTTGTAGCTTGGAGAGAAGGTCGGACAGGATATCCCTGGATCGATGCCATTATGATACAG cttaagaaatggggATGGATGCACCATCTGGCACGGCATTCAGTTGCATGCTTCCTGACACGTGGTGATCTG TTTATCCACTGGGAAAAAGGGCGTGATGTCTTTGAGAGACTACTGATCGATTCTGATTGGGCCATTAATAATGGTAATTGGTTATGGCTTTCTTGTTCAGCCTTTTTTTACCAG TATCACCGTATCTATTCTCCAATATCTTTTGGACGGAAGTATGATCCCGATGGGGAATATATTCGGTACTTTCTCCCGGTACTAAAAG ATATGCCGAATGAGTACATCTATGAACCTTGGACAGCTCCACTTAGCATCCAAAAGAAAGCAAACTGCATAATTGGAAAAGATTATCCAAGACCAG TGGTCGACCATGACAAAGCGAGCAAAGAATGCAGAAAAAAGATGGGAGAAGCGTATGGAAAGGTCGGTTCTGTGGAAGAGGAAGACAATAATGCAGCTTCTGAATCCACAGCTATGCAGAAACGGAAAAGGCGGACCTAA